The proteins below come from a single Clarias gariepinus isolate MV-2021 ecotype Netherlands chromosome 17, CGAR_prim_01v2, whole genome shotgun sequence genomic window:
- the si:dkey-175g6.2 gene encoding neurosecretory protein VGF — MTCCHPPSSAFLLVLLSIAPQLPAAAPLLTESPFADTSNETLWLVHPEPATADGAVRTHRKVEGILQTPRGQGHFTDIDSARALVSVLLEALDHPAKEEKGNQVETEEYVKKEPWKELEMWRDQEDHRNPEKGMGEEENIDLPQTGVTEAMQRVEKGGEDKVGLTDPWVLDKENENGISENKFKKKDGILQSLLSKKAEVPLQFITSLQRNTRGYFQNIDLGLQDNEILPPLKGYKAYNQQLALASKKLKWQEERERNPSQLDRNFMDDFDFIEEEEEVLPREEEEARARAEQEEVRRQEAEAQEAREEEQRLADIASDMLLEYMGRKQKTASYMKDRKNALLLNNVAEDKRSNEVEDSDDNEMDPETIDKLIEISSKLHLPADDVVEIITDVEEKKKRKDPPPNNAPRFRPLVPLKAKQRAPFYQYPKAPKKSSHKVNPYKKWYKDKSKSKFNKQDYWFQPEKQLLAYPSFPYYQKPYRAYYPVYFPSPKTRFYTNPALSFDYNFGDPIGYGFKPPKRRYKDRAKGRERNWVQGARRPQNIYPLSDTVISNYILPHPRTYQTLPVPKARSPPSATAPGYYYHPDYAYDEPEPVPDSDDELENFIEKIYYNRRLF, encoded by the coding sequence ATGACCTGCTGCCATCCTCCCTCCTCTGCCTTCCTGTTAGTCCTGCTCAGCATTGCTCCACAGCTACCTGCTGCTGCCCCACTGCTTACTGAAAGCCCTTTTGCAGACACCAGCAATGAGACACTCTGGCTGGTACACCCAGAACCAGCTACAGCAGATGGAGCGGTCAGGACACACAGGAAAGTGGAAGGCATCCTGCAGACTCCTCGGGGACAGGGACACTTTACAGACATAGACTCTGCCAGAGCGCTGGTGTCTGTCTTGTTAGAGGCGCTTGATCATCCAGCTAAAGAAGAGAAGGGAAACCAGGTAGAGACAGAGGAGTATGTGAAGAAGGAGCCATGGAAAGAGCTGGAAATGTGGAGAGATCAGGAGGACCACAGAAACCCTGAGAAAGGCATGGGTGAGGAGGAGAATATAGATTTACCACAGACTGGAGTGACTGAGGCGATGCAAAGAGTGGAAAAGGGAGGAGAAGATAAGGTAGGATTAACAGACCCGTGGGTTTTAGATAAAGAGAATGAGAATGGAATCAGTGAAAACAAGTTTAAGAAAAAGGATGGGATTCTGCAGAGTTTGCTCAGTAAGAAAGCAGAGGTCCCACTCCAATTCATCACATCACTACAGCGTAATACTAGGGGCTATTTTCAAAACATTGACCTTGGTCTACAGGACAATGAGATCCTCCCACCTCTCAAGGGCTACAAAGCCTATAACCAGCAGCTGGCCTTGGCCAGCAAGAAGCTTAAGTGgcaggaagagagggagagaaaccCCTCCCAGCTAGACAGAAACTTCATGGATGATTTTGATTTCatagaagaggaggaggaagtcCTTCCACGTGAGGAAGAAGAGGCAAGAGCACGAGCTGAGCAGGAAGAGGTCCGGAGACAGGAGGCAGAGGCACAAGAAGCACGAGAAGAAGAGCAGAGACTTGCAGACATTGCATCTGACATGCTTCTGGAATACATGGGgaggaaacaaaaaacagcCTCTTATATGAAAGACAGGAAGAACGCTTTATTGCTGAACAATGTGGCTGAGGACAAGCGTTCTAATGAGGTGGAGGACAGTGATGATAATGAAATGGACCCAGAGACAATTGACAAGCTGATCGAAATCTCTAGTAAACTGCACCTACCTGCTGATGATGTAGTCGAGATCATAACAGATGTggaggaaaagaagaagaggaaggatCCACCCCCCAACAATGCTCCTCGTTTCCGCCCTTTAGTCCCACTTAAAGCCAAACAGAGGGCTCCCTTTTATCAATACCCTAAGGCCCCAAAGAAATCTTCTCACAAGGTTAACCCGTATAAAAAGTGGTACAAGGACAAAAGTAAATCCAAGTTCAACAAGCAGGACTACTGGTTTCAACCAGAGAAGCAATTACTAGCGTATCCTTCCTTTCCCTACTATCAGAAGCCATATCGAGCCTATTACCCTGTCTATTTTCCATCTCCTAAAACACGCTTCTACACAAATCCTGCACTCTCCTTTGACTACAACTTTGGGGACCCCATTGGTTATGGTTTCAAGCCTCCCAAGCGTAGGTACAAAGACAGAGCCAAGGGGAGGGAGCGAAACTGGGTGCAGGGGGCCCGTCGGCCCCAAAACATCTATCCTTTATCAGACACGGTCATTTCTAACTACATCCTTCCTCATCCCCGAACTTACCAGACGCTCCCTGTGCCCAAAGCCCGTTCTCCACCAAGTGCAACGGCACCTGGCTATTATTACCACCCAGACTATGCGTATGACGAGCCAGAGCCTGTACCAGATAGTGACGATGAGCTGGAGAACTTCATTGAGAAGATTTACTACAATCGCAGGTTGTTCTAG